The following proteins come from a genomic window of Carassius gibelio isolate Cgi1373 ecotype wild population from Czech Republic chromosome B8, carGib1.2-hapl.c, whole genome shotgun sequence:
- the LOC127963091 gene encoding septin-5 isoform X1 has translation MDTMMLQEKLVEKLLCPRTRTTRQKDKQYVGFATLPNQVHRKSVKKGFDFTLMVAGESGLGKSTLVNSLFLTDLYKDRKLLNAEERINQTVEITKHTVDIEEKGVKLKLTIVDTPGFGDAVNNNECWKPITDYIDQQFEQYFRDESGLNRKNILDNRVHCCLYFIPPFGHGLRPVDVEFMKALHEKVNIVPLISKADCLTPNEVKKLKDRVRDEIERFGIKVYQFPECDSDEEEEFKQMDKELKECTPFAVIGSNTVVEARGQRVRGRLYPWGIVEVENQSHCDFVKLRNILIRSHMHDLKDVTCDVHYENYRALCIQEMTSKLAQDNRTDSPLPILPLPTPDVETERLIKMKDEELKRMQEMLEKMQQQMHEKDQ, from the exons ATGGACACCATGATGCTACAGGAGAAACTGGTAGAGAAACTTCTGTGTCCCCGAACCAGAACCACACGACAGAAG GACAAGCAGTATGTTGGCTTCGCTACGCTTCCTAATCAGGTCCACAGGAAGTCGGTGAAGAAGGGCTTTGACTTCACTCTGATGGTGGCAG GTGAATCTGGATTGGGAAAGTCTACTCTAGTAAACAGCCTCTTCCTCACAGATCTCTATAAAGACAGAAAATTACTAAATGCTGAAG AGCGTATTAATCAGACGGTAGAGATCACCAAACACACGGTCGACATCGAGGAGAAGGGAGTCAAGCTCAAACTCACCATTGTGGACACGCCAGGGTTTGGAGACGCAGTCAATAACAATGAATG ttggAAGCCCATCACAGACTACATCGACCAGCAGTTTGAGCAGTACTTCAGAGACGAGAGTGGACTGAACAGAAAGAACATATTAGACAACAGAGTGCACTGCTGTCTGTACTTCATCCCGCCGTTTGGACACGG TTTGCGGCCGGTGGACGTGGAGTTCATGAAGGCTCTGCATGAGAAAGTGAACATCGTTCCTCTGATCTCCAAAGCAGACTGTCTCACTCCTAACGAGGTCAAGAAGCTGAAGGACAGG GTGCGAGACGAGATCGAGCGCTTCGGGATTAAAGTCTATCAGTTTCCCGAGTGTGACTCTGATGAAGAAGAGGAGTTCAAACAGATGGACAAAGAGCTGAAG gaGTGTACTCCGTTTGCTGTCATTGGCAGTAATACAGTGGTGGAGGCCAGAGGTCAAAGGGTCAGAGGTCGTCTTTACCCCTGGGGTATCGTGGAAG TGGAGAATCAGTCTCACTGTGACTTTGTGAAACTGAGGAACATACTGATTCGCTCTCACATGCACGACCTGAAAGACGTGACGTGCGACGTGCACTACGAGAACTACAGAGCCCTGTGCATCCAGGAGATGACCAG taaaCTGGCGCAGGATAACCGTACAGACAGTCCACTACCGATCCTGCCTCTGCCCACACCAGACGTGGAGACGGAGAGACTCATCAAGATGAAGGATGAAGAG CTGAAGAGAATGCAGGAGATGCTGGAAAAGATGCAACAACAGATGCACGAGAAAGACCagtga
- the LOC127963091 gene encoding septin-5 isoform X3 has protein sequence MTTNIRYKSRLMKSGNDKEDKQYVGFATLPNQVHRKSVKKGFDFTLMVAGESGLGKSTLVNSLFLTDLYKDRKLLNAEERINQTVEITKHTVDIEEKGVKLKLTIVDTPGFGDAVNNNECWKPITDYIDQQFEQYFRDESGLNRKNILDNRVHCCLYFIPPFGHGLRPVDVEFMKALHEKVNIVPLISKADCLTPNEVKKLKDRVRDEIERFGIKVYQFPECDSDEEEEFKQMDKELKECTPFAVIGSNTVVEARGQRVRGRLYPWGIVEVENQSHCDFVKLRNILIRSHMHDLKDVTCDVHYENYRALCIQEMTSKLAQDNRTDSPLPILPLPTPDVETERLIKMKDEELKRMQEMLEKMQQQMHEKDQ, from the exons GACAAGCAGTATGTTGGCTTCGCTACGCTTCCTAATCAGGTCCACAGGAAGTCGGTGAAGAAGGGCTTTGACTTCACTCTGATGGTGGCAG GTGAATCTGGATTGGGAAAGTCTACTCTAGTAAACAGCCTCTTCCTCACAGATCTCTATAAAGACAGAAAATTACTAAATGCTGAAG AGCGTATTAATCAGACGGTAGAGATCACCAAACACACGGTCGACATCGAGGAGAAGGGAGTCAAGCTCAAACTCACCATTGTGGACACGCCAGGGTTTGGAGACGCAGTCAATAACAATGAATG ttggAAGCCCATCACAGACTACATCGACCAGCAGTTTGAGCAGTACTTCAGAGACGAGAGTGGACTGAACAGAAAGAACATATTAGACAACAGAGTGCACTGCTGTCTGTACTTCATCCCGCCGTTTGGACACGG TTTGCGGCCGGTGGACGTGGAGTTCATGAAGGCTCTGCATGAGAAAGTGAACATCGTTCCTCTGATCTCCAAAGCAGACTGTCTCACTCCTAACGAGGTCAAGAAGCTGAAGGACAGG GTGCGAGACGAGATCGAGCGCTTCGGGATTAAAGTCTATCAGTTTCCCGAGTGTGACTCTGATGAAGAAGAGGAGTTCAAACAGATGGACAAAGAGCTGAAG gaGTGTACTCCGTTTGCTGTCATTGGCAGTAATACAGTGGTGGAGGCCAGAGGTCAAAGGGTCAGAGGTCGTCTTTACCCCTGGGGTATCGTGGAAG TGGAGAATCAGTCTCACTGTGACTTTGTGAAACTGAGGAACATACTGATTCGCTCTCACATGCACGACCTGAAAGACGTGACGTGCGACGTGCACTACGAGAACTACAGAGCCCTGTGCATCCAGGAGATGACCAG taaaCTGGCGCAGGATAACCGTACAGACAGTCCACTACCGATCCTGCCTCTGCCCACACCAGACGTGGAGACGGAGAGACTCATCAAGATGAAGGATGAAGAG CTGAAGAGAATGCAGGAGATGCTGGAAAAGATGCAACAACAGATGCACGAGAAAGACCagtga
- the LOC127963091 gene encoding septin-5 isoform X2: MVAGESGLGKSTLVNSLFLTDLYKDRKLLNAEERINQTVEITKHTVDIEEKGVKLKLTIVDTPGFGDAVNNNECWKPITDYIDQQFEQYFRDESGLNRKNILDNRVHCCLYFIPPFGHGLRPVDVEFMKALHEKVNIVPLISKADCLTPNEVKKLKDRVRDEIERFGIKVYQFPECDSDEEEEFKQMDKELKECTPFAVIGSNTVVEARGQRVRGRLYPWGIVEVENQSHCDFVKLRNILIRSHMHDLKDVTCDVHYENYRALCIQEMTSKLAQDNRTDSPLPILPLPTPDVETERLIKMKDEELKRMQEMLEKMQQQMHEKDQ; the protein is encoded by the exons ATGGTGGCAG GTGAATCTGGATTGGGAAAGTCTACTCTAGTAAACAGCCTCTTCCTCACAGATCTCTATAAAGACAGAAAATTACTAAATGCTGAAG AGCGTATTAATCAGACGGTAGAGATCACCAAACACACGGTCGACATCGAGGAGAAGGGAGTCAAGCTCAAACTCACCATTGTGGACACGCCAGGGTTTGGAGACGCAGTCAATAACAATGAATG ttggAAGCCCATCACAGACTACATCGACCAGCAGTTTGAGCAGTACTTCAGAGACGAGAGTGGACTGAACAGAAAGAACATATTAGACAACAGAGTGCACTGCTGTCTGTACTTCATCCCGCCGTTTGGACACGG TTTGCGGCCGGTGGACGTGGAGTTCATGAAGGCTCTGCATGAGAAAGTGAACATCGTTCCTCTGATCTCCAAAGCAGACTGTCTCACTCCTAACGAGGTCAAGAAGCTGAAGGACAGG GTGCGAGACGAGATCGAGCGCTTCGGGATTAAAGTCTATCAGTTTCCCGAGTGTGACTCTGATGAAGAAGAGGAGTTCAAACAGATGGACAAAGAGCTGAAG gaGTGTACTCCGTTTGCTGTCATTGGCAGTAATACAGTGGTGGAGGCCAGAGGTCAAAGGGTCAGAGGTCGTCTTTACCCCTGGGGTATCGTGGAAG TGGAGAATCAGTCTCACTGTGACTTTGTGAAACTGAGGAACATACTGATTCGCTCTCACATGCACGACCTGAAAGACGTGACGTGCGACGTGCACTACGAGAACTACAGAGCCCTGTGCATCCAGGAGATGACCAG taaaCTGGCGCAGGATAACCGTACAGACAGTCCACTACCGATCCTGCCTCTGCCCACACCAGACGTGGAGACGGAGAGACTCATCAAGATGAAGGATGAAGAG CTGAAGAGAATGCAGGAGATGCTGGAAAAGATGCAACAACAGATGCACGAGAAAGACCagtga